The following proteins are co-located in the Leptospira weilii genome:
- a CDS encoding PAS domain S-box protein, which produces MLDSLSSVLHSFFHPIQEGILALDTETETILYLNPALENILGYSSEELQGKSRDFILFSSAYPRETFTIRHDEPPLKVYWQFRHKDGKKKFVNCTINASTFAGQGILLFYFTDQSEIQQIELRLYYMQSILRTLRLLRQNLRYLTSEVAIFQKLCDTLKENPHYFLVWAFFYKDGELQVLGQKGINSELKLKIHSFISSNIQFPMRRLIDTKDNFIIHEFGNGKYPEWESIFADHEFRRSLSIGIREKGRFLGGIEILSLEGMAFDSGENFLYEEIISDVRSSLQNAKTEKTRIENSKKLQFQGALLNSIEVPLISTDDEGYITYGNRSLERILGVYKEDFIDLPLGKFLDLSPAILKRLSKEELRTEIKMKIFPDIEAPMLLASSRIRDEYGNSIGTILLLLDITEQKKNEELIRSSEIKLRNLFSAMNNGIVILTPEGIVLEVAPILKFLLFQVLNVTSGENFFSLFNQHVEEELKAGIENCLGSRRAVFLDLTIRYIGEEENFFSIKILPLKKYREGGETVMLIFSDVTQTKLLDKQLYETARFASIGELAAGIAHEVNNPLQASLLYLEELIETEESGPAERLEIYKRIEAANVRIRDLIKSLLDLGRTVAREKELVSPYYILLRACELIEVSCKKNGIDLKRIANPDLPKIRVSWQEIEQVLINCLVNAVNAISEMEIKPSFPKISIMTQKEFHLNRNSILFIISDNGPGMTKDILDKAFLPLFTTRRGKQGTGLGLAISQRIISEHNGTISLESSPGNGTRVLIRLPI; this is translated from the coding sequence ATGTTAGACTCTTTATCTTCCGTGCTTCATTCCTTTTTCCATCCGATTCAGGAAGGGATTCTCGCTTTGGACACGGAAACCGAAACTATTCTCTATCTGAATCCCGCTCTCGAAAATATCCTAGGTTATTCTTCCGAAGAACTCCAAGGGAAATCACGCGATTTCATTCTTTTCAGTTCCGCATATCCGAGGGAAACTTTTACGATCAGACACGACGAACCTCCTTTAAAAGTTTATTGGCAGTTCCGACATAAAGACGGAAAGAAGAAGTTCGTCAATTGTACCATCAACGCTTCTACTTTTGCCGGGCAAGGGATACTTCTATTTTATTTCACCGATCAGTCCGAAATTCAACAAATCGAACTTAGACTTTATTATATGCAAAGTATCTTAAGGACCTTAAGGCTTTTAAGACAAAACCTGAGATACTTGACTTCGGAAGTTGCCATCTTTCAAAAACTCTGCGATACGTTGAAGGAAAATCCTCATTACTTTTTAGTCTGGGCCTTTTTTTATAAGGACGGAGAACTTCAAGTTTTGGGGCAAAAAGGTATAAATTCCGAGTTGAAGCTCAAAATTCATTCATTCATTTCTTCGAATATTCAATTTCCTATGAGGAGGCTGATCGATACGAAGGATAACTTTATCATTCACGAGTTTGGGAACGGAAAGTATCCCGAGTGGGAATCGATTTTTGCGGATCATGAATTCCGCAGAAGTCTTTCGATCGGAATCCGGGAAAAGGGACGATTCCTCGGCGGGATCGAAATTTTATCCTTGGAAGGGATGGCTTTCGATTCCGGGGAGAATTTTCTCTATGAGGAAATTATTTCAGACGTCCGTAGTTCTCTTCAAAACGCGAAAACCGAAAAGACGAGAATCGAAAATTCTAAAAAACTGCAATTTCAAGGCGCGCTTCTTAATTCCATAGAAGTTCCTCTTATTTCCACTGACGATGAGGGCTATATAACCTACGGTAATCGAAGCCTCGAAAGAATATTAGGAGTTTATAAAGAGGATTTTATCGACCTTCCTCTGGGAAAATTTCTAGATCTATCCCCTGCGATTTTGAAAAGGCTTTCCAAGGAAGAATTAAGAACCGAAATCAAAATGAAAATTTTTCCGGATATCGAGGCTCCCATGCTTCTTGCCTCGTCTAGAATCAGGGATGAGTACGGAAATTCGATCGGAACGATTCTTCTACTTCTTGACATCACCGAACAAAAGAAAAACGAGGAGCTCATTCGTTCTTCCGAAATCAAACTCAGAAATTTATTTTCCGCGATGAACAACGGGATTGTGATTCTCACCCCGGAAGGAATCGTCTTGGAGGTGGCTCCGATTCTTAAATTTCTTTTATTCCAGGTTTTGAATGTGACTTCCGGAGAGAATTTTTTTTCTCTCTTCAACCAACACGTAGAGGAAGAACTTAAAGCCGGAATCGAAAATTGTCTTGGTTCTCGAAGGGCTGTCTTTTTGGATCTTACGATTCGATACATTGGAGAAGAGGAAAACTTCTTCTCAATCAAAATCCTTCCTCTTAAAAAATATAGAGAGGGCGGAGAGACCGTAATGTTGATCTTTTCGGATGTTACCCAGACAAAACTTTTGGACAAACAACTCTACGAGACCGCCAGGTTTGCTTCCATCGGAGAGCTCGCCGCAGGAATCGCACATGAGGTGAACAACCCTCTTCAGGCGAGTCTTCTCTATCTCGAAGAACTCATCGAAACCGAGGAATCCGGTCCGGCGGAAAGATTAGAAATTTATAAAAGAATTGAAGCGGCTAACGTTCGAATTCGAGACCTCATAAAATCTCTCCTGGATCTGGGAAGAACCGTCGCAAGAGAAAAAGAATTGGTCTCTCCTTATTATATTCTCCTCAGGGCTTGCGAATTGATTGAAGTTTCGTGCAAAAAGAACGGGATCGATTTAAAACGAATCGCGAATCCGGACCTCCCTAAAATTCGAGTGTCTTGGCAGGAAATCGAACAGGTTCTGATCAATTGTTTGGTGAATGCGGTCAATGCGATCTCTGAAATGGAAATCAAACCTTCCTTTCCGAAAATTTCGATTATGACTCAGAAGGAATTTCATTTGAATCGGAACTCGATTCTTTTTATAATTTCAGATAACGGCCCCGGTATGACGAAAGACATTTTGGATAAGGCGTTTCTTCCTCTCTTTACAACTCGAAGAGGAAAACAGGGAACCGGTTTGGGTCTTGCAATTTCTCAAAGGATCATTTCCGAACACAATGGAACGATATCCTTGGAGTCTTCGCCCGGAAACGGAACGAGGGTTTTGATTCGCCTTCCTATATAG
- a CDS encoding nucleotidyltransferase family protein: MKFFIPAAGFGTRMKELTKDIPKPLLPVNGIPLIYYSLFQIWKQNAEGAVINTHYLGEKIRKELETFSLFPLVFSEEKKEILGTAGGIRTGLEKAGWMGETIGIVNPDFLYFPENFFQISNSLSENDCLLYLLPQPESANYTGLELNDGKIVFRRGNLFYVGISVLNSGILSGIQPETFFDLSNIFKGLSAKQRLAGRLFPGEVLDLGEKEYYISLKEKDFSERLGSRWEEFLELCRISVQR, encoded by the coding sequence TTGAAATTTTTTATTCCCGCGGCCGGTTTCGGAACAAGAATGAAGGAGCTGACAAAAGACATTCCGAAACCCTTACTTCCCGTAAACGGAATCCCTCTCATCTATTATTCTTTATTCCAGATTTGGAAACAAAACGCGGAGGGTGCGGTCATCAACACACACTACCTAGGGGAAAAGATCCGCAAAGAGCTTGAAACGTTTTCTCTTTTTCCTTTGGTATTTTCGGAGGAAAAAAAAGAAATCTTGGGAACCGCGGGAGGAATTAGAACCGGACTGGAAAAAGCCGGTTGGATGGGAGAAACGATCGGGATCGTAAACCCGGACTTTCTTTATTTTCCGGAAAATTTTTTCCAAATTTCAAATTCTCTTTCGGAAAACGATTGTCTTTTGTATCTTTTACCCCAACCGGAATCCGCGAATTATACCGGATTAGAGCTCAACGACGGGAAGATCGTTTTCCGAAGGGGAAATCTATTTTATGTCGGAATTTCCGTGTTGAACAGCGGGATTCTGAGCGGAATTCAACCGGAAACCTTTTTCGATCTTTCTAATATTTTCAAAGGACTTTCCGCCAAACAAAGATTAGCCGGAAGATTATTTCCCGGAGAGGTGCTCGACTTGGGAGAAAAAGAATATTATATTTCTTTAAAGGAAAAAGATTTTTCGGAACGTTTGGGCTCTCGTTGGGAGGAATTTTTGGAACTCTGTCGGATTTCTGTTCAGAGATAG
- a CDS encoding aminoglycoside phosphotransferase family protein, which translates to MNTSISLTDQELKFLDFSGKHPQKIYPITSEASDRKYFRVVYPDRILILCKDVRFQYDFVEIADFLGQEQFVVPEILKKDLIHFLILMTDGGEKDLTSVTDDLEYREWLVKSIEILVRLQKTNPIPPVSSREFDLEKFEFESAFTYSNYLKLQKEFRLRTQFRSEVKIFIEECSAFLAEYPVKVFCHRDFHGRNLLINSENQICMIDFQDARMGTPFYDLSSILYDAYRPISFGMRQGLYQLFLKLSDQNFPKFKECYYIQCLQRSYKAFGSYCYLVADKKMDKYRMSVLNALDNLLEIVQAGLFPDQLYVFFYLLKEELLSNSLFMKGIKR; encoded by the coding sequence ATGAATACTTCCATCTCTTTAACGGATCAGGAATTGAAATTTCTGGACTTCTCCGGGAAACACCCTCAAAAAATTTATCCGATCACCTCAGAAGCCTCGGATCGAAAATACTTTCGTGTCGTTTATCCGGATAGAATCCTCATCCTTTGCAAAGACGTTCGTTTTCAATACGACTTCGTCGAGATAGCGGATTTCCTGGGTCAGGAACAATTCGTTGTTCCCGAAATTCTCAAAAAGGATCTGATTCATTTTTTGATCCTAATGACCGACGGCGGAGAAAAGGATCTGACTTCGGTCACGGACGACTTAGAATACAGAGAGTGGCTCGTAAAATCGATCGAAATCCTAGTCAGATTACAAAAGACGAATCCGATCCCGCCCGTGAGTTCGAGGGAATTTGATTTGGAAAAATTTGAATTTGAAAGTGCATTTACATATTCCAATTATTTAAAGCTTCAGAAGGAATTTCGTCTTAGAACTCAATTTCGAAGTGAAGTGAAAATTTTCATCGAAGAATGTTCCGCCTTTCTCGCCGAGTATCCGGTGAAGGTTTTTTGTCACAGAGATTTCCACGGAAGAAATCTTTTGATCAATTCTGAGAATCAAATTTGTATGATTGATTTTCAGGACGCGAGGATGGGAACCCCCTTTTACGATCTTTCAAGTATTCTTTACGACGCGTACAGACCGATTTCGTTCGGAATGAGGCAAGGACTCTATCAGCTTTTTTTAAAGCTCAGCGATCAAAACTTTCCGAAATTCAAGGAATGTTATTATATCCAGTGTCTTCAACGTTCTTACAAAGCGTTCGGCTCTTACTGCTATTTGGTGGCCGATAAGAAGATGGATAAATACAGAATGAGCGTTTTAAACGCGCTCGATAATCTTTTGGAAATCGTTCAAGCCGGTTTGTTTCCGGATCAGCTCTATGTGTTCTTTTATCTGCTAAAAGAAGAACTTTTGTCCAATTCTTTATTTATGAAAGGAATCAAACGATGA
- a CDS encoding glucose-6-phosphate isomerase, whose protein sequence is MIRLETRFASSFVHSRKFESFLTEAESSRRILHSFQGKGNEYLGWLNLPKEIKESEIEKIIQVAQRFRDSSEVIVVIGIGGSYLGSRAVLEATLPFFRRPSKGNPEIFFAGHHLESRYLSELMEYLQDRDFSVNVISKSGTTTEPAIAFRLFWELLRKKYGAGAASRVVATTDSSKGALKTFADAEGFDTFTIPDNVGGRYSVLTPVGLFPLAAAGIPIRKFILGSRNILKDLHAESDPVRNPATYYSAFRNYFLSEGRHIEILANFNPSLRYISEWWKQLFGESEGKENKGIFPASMDFTTDLHSLGQYVQEGKRILFETVLSPSDVRSNLILKPTPDNLDSLNFLSGNTLGHVNEQARLGTLLAHADGGVPCLELIFPDISPESLGEVMYFFEYSCAVSGYSLGVNPFDQPGVEAYKKNMFALLNKAGFEKKGNFLRKRILGD, encoded by the coding sequence ATGATTCGATTAGAAACCAGATTCGCTTCTTCCTTTGTACATTCCCGGAAATTCGAATCTTTTTTAACGGAAGCGGAATCTTCTCGACGTATACTTCATTCTTTTCAGGGGAAAGGAAACGAATATTTAGGATGGTTGAACCTTCCCAAAGAAATCAAAGAATCGGAAATCGAAAAAATTATCCAAGTCGCTCAGCGATTCAGAGACTCTTCCGAAGTAATCGTTGTAATCGGAATCGGAGGCTCCTATCTCGGTTCCCGAGCCGTACTGGAAGCGACCCTTCCATTTTTCAGACGACCCTCCAAAGGGAATCCGGAAATCTTTTTTGCGGGACATCATCTAGAATCCAGATATTTGTCCGAATTGATGGAATATCTCCAAGACCGAGATTTTTCGGTGAACGTCATCTCCAAGTCTGGAACGACAACGGAACCAGCGATCGCATTCCGCCTATTTTGGGAGCTACTTCGTAAAAAGTACGGAGCGGGCGCGGCTTCGAGAGTTGTGGCCACCACGGACTCTTCGAAAGGCGCCTTAAAGACGTTCGCGGACGCGGAAGGGTTCGACACGTTTACAATTCCGGATAACGTAGGCGGAAGATATTCCGTTTTAACACCGGTCGGGTTATTTCCGCTGGCTGCGGCGGGGATCCCGATTCGAAAATTCATATTAGGATCTAGGAATATTTTAAAGGATCTTCACGCCGAATCCGATCCCGTCCGAAATCCGGCCACCTATTACTCCGCCTTTAGGAATTATTTTCTATCCGAAGGAAGACATATAGAAATATTAGCGAACTTTAATCCTTCACTACGATATATTTCCGAGTGGTGGAAGCAATTGTTCGGGGAAAGCGAAGGAAAAGAGAACAAGGGAATTTTTCCCGCCTCCATGGATTTTACGACCGATCTACATTCTCTCGGACAGTACGTTCAAGAAGGCAAACGAATTTTATTCGAAACGGTTCTAAGCCCTTCCGACGTTCGTTCCAACCTGATTTTGAAGCCGACCCCGGACAATTTGGATTCTCTGAATTTTCTTTCGGGAAATACGCTCGGACACGTGAACGAACAGGCCAGACTCGGAACCCTACTTGCGCATGCGGACGGCGGAGTTCCCTGTTTGGAACTCATTTTTCCGGATATATCTCCCGAATCCTTGGGAGAAGTAATGTATTTTTTTGAATATTCCTGCGCGGTCTCCGGTTATTCGTTAGGTGTAAATCCCTTCGATCAACCCGGAGTAGAAGCATATAAAAAGAATATGTTCGCCCTTTTGAATAAAGCCGGCTTTGAAAAAAAGGGGAACTTTCTTCGCAAAAGAATTTTAGGAGACTAA
- a CDS encoding hybrid sensor histidine kinase/response regulator, whose protein sequence is MESKSTTVLVIDDEFEIRTVLERVISREGYRVLLAKDFDSAFEIIRSQKIDVVISDIVMNGKNGIEVTKEVRKINENIPVILMTGNPDLATAEEAVRNRVFDYISKPIRRTSILEVLKKAEIEKEIRDRHTETLIRSETENTKLAQRAKDLYLQNYNILNATSDCVITLDRDLKFSGLNQSALDAFGYAEEEILGKHFNVLIPPEKEKLYMEKVALLLKRKNKRQIARISRSDLMNKDGEIRTYDISVCYYDIEGQTYYTGIARDITNKLLISEKLIDAERRAFLSVLASSIGHEINNSLTAIQGHIEIAKLPDATEQIRQKTIQITWSQLIKLKTLTNNLLQLGKPGESLSKSLESINLNDSVESVIDVFQKTSRLKDCRIYFKPGPVSVIVKSDQDQLSLLLSNIVLNSADATGNRGNIQISVYIRNHHPVVSVLDDGVGMSKEVIQKIYQPYFTTKGIGKGTGLGMFVAKEIADQRGIKIEIESEPNLGTEFRLVFPDKVPAI, encoded by the coding sequence ATGGAATCAAAGTCTACAACAGTGCTCGTTATTGATGACGAATTCGAAATTCGTACGGTTTTGGAAAGGGTTATTTCCAGAGAAGGGTATCGAGTATTATTGGCGAAGGATTTCGATTCCGCTTTTGAAATTATCCGAAGTCAGAAGATTGACGTGGTAATTTCGGATATCGTTATGAACGGTAAAAACGGCATCGAAGTCACGAAAGAAGTTCGCAAAATCAACGAGAACATTCCGGTCATTTTAATGACCGGAAATCCGGATCTTGCCACCGCGGAAGAAGCGGTCCGTAACCGCGTGTTCGATTATATTTCCAAGCCGATTCGCCGTACGAGTATTTTGGAAGTTCTAAAAAAAGCTGAAATAGAAAAGGAAATTCGGGATCGGCACACCGAGACCCTGATCAGATCCGAGACTGAAAATACCAAACTCGCACAGAGAGCGAAGGATTTATATTTACAAAATTATAATATTCTAAATGCAACGAGCGATTGTGTAATCACGTTGGATCGGGATTTGAAATTCTCCGGTTTAAACCAATCCGCTTTGGACGCATTCGGATATGCCGAAGAGGAAATCCTCGGGAAACATTTTAATGTACTGATTCCCCCGGAAAAAGAAAAACTTTATATGGAAAAAGTAGCCCTGCTTTTAAAAAGAAAAAATAAGAGACAAATCGCCAGAATTAGCCGTTCCGACTTGATGAACAAAGACGGAGAAATAAGAACCTACGATATCTCCGTTTGTTATTACGACATCGAAGGCCAGACGTATTATACCGGAATTGCAAGGGATATCACGAATAAACTTTTGATTTCGGAAAAGCTCATAGACGCGGAGCGGCGCGCTTTTCTTTCCGTCCTCGCTTCAAGCATAGGACACGAGATCAACAACTCGTTGACTGCGATTCAGGGACATATCGAAATCGCAAAACTTCCCGACGCGACGGAACAGATCCGTCAAAAAACGATTCAAATCACCTGGAGCCAATTGATTAAGTTGAAAACTCTCACGAACAACCTTTTGCAATTGGGGAAACCCGGAGAAAGTTTGAGTAAATCTTTGGAATCGATCAATCTAAATGATTCAGTGGAAAGCGTGATCGACGTTTTTCAAAAAACTTCCAGACTCAAAGACTGTCGGATCTATTTTAAACCCGGACCGGTTTCGGTAATTGTGAAATCGGATCAGGACCAGCTTTCTCTCTTGCTTTCCAACATCGTTTTAAACTCCGCGGACGCGACCGGGAACCGAGGAAACATTCAAATTTCCGTATATATTAGAAATCATCATCCGGTTGTCTCCGTTTTGGACGACGGCGTTGGAATGAGCAAAGAAGTGATTCAAAAAATTTATCAACCTTATTTTACGACAAAAGGAATCGGAAAAGGAACGGGGTTAGGAATGTTCGTCGCCAAAGAGATAGCAGATCAGCGTGGAATCAAAATCGAAATCGAATCGGAACCGAATTTGGGAACGGAATTTCGCTTGGTTTTTCCGGACAAGGTACCAGCGATATGA
- the galK gene encoding galactokinase — translation MNREELTKILKSEFPSSGGNIRFFSAPGRINIVGEHVDYAGGIVLPAAIDFSIRIAIRKNKEQKFRIYSVSSGEKIETESIVFDSERSWVNYVYGVIEEFRKLNFISDFFDLVVWGNIPQGAGLSSSAAFEVAVAFALCEIHDWKFSREEIALLGQRAENHFVGVRCGIMDQFVISTAKEGFCISLDTESLRYDFHEMDLEGCEFYLIDSKVKHSLKDSDYNRRRKEVESAFYKIRKHKPSIRTLYQAELEDLEKGLNEIEIKRAIHIVGERLRTLKVIESLKNGNSQKVGEILFECHDSLSKNYEVSCDETDFIVEELKVQGTLGARMIGGGFGGCILILDKVGRKNTLFEKIKIRYFGKFGIEPELYSVRISDGVREF, via the coding sequence ATGAACCGAGAGGAATTAACAAAAATTCTAAAAAGTGAATTTCCTTCGAGCGGTGGAAACATTCGTTTTTTCTCGGCTCCCGGAAGAATCAACATAGTCGGTGAGCATGTGGATTACGCGGGGGGAATCGTTCTTCCCGCGGCGATCGACTTTTCGATTCGAATTGCGATTCGTAAAAATAAAGAACAAAAATTTAGAATTTATTCCGTTTCTTCCGGAGAAAAAATTGAAACGGAATCAATCGTGTTCGATTCCGAACGTTCTTGGGTAAATTACGTTTATGGAGTGATCGAAGAATTTAGAAAACTCAATTTCATTTCGGATTTTTTCGATCTTGTAGTCTGGGGAAATATTCCTCAAGGCGCCGGGCTTTCTTCTTCCGCTGCGTTTGAAGTCGCAGTCGCGTTTGCTCTTTGTGAAATTCACGACTGGAAATTTTCCAGAGAAGAAATCGCTTTGCTCGGTCAAAGGGCCGAGAATCATTTTGTCGGTGTTCGTTGTGGAATTATGGATCAGTTTGTAATTTCCACCGCAAAGGAAGGGTTTTGTATCTCTCTCGATACGGAAAGTTTACGATACGATTTTCATGAGATGGATTTGGAAGGTTGCGAGTTTTATCTGATCGACTCGAAAGTAAAACATTCTCTGAAGGACAGTGACTACAATCGCCGTAGAAAAGAAGTGGAATCCGCGTTTTATAAAATCAGAAAACACAAACCTTCCATTCGAACGCTTTATCAAGCCGAACTGGAGGATTTGGAAAAAGGTCTTAATGAAATCGAAATAAAAAGAGCGATACATATCGTCGGAGAAAGATTAAGAACTTTGAAAGTAATCGAAAGTTTAAAGAACGGTAACTCGCAAAAGGTGGGCGAGATCCTTTTCGAATGCCACGATTCTCTTTCCAAAAATTACGAAGTTTCCTGTGACGAAACGGATTTTATCGTAGAAGAACTGAAAGTCCAAGGAACTCTGGGCGCGAGAATGATCGGAGGCGGTTTTGGCGGTTGTATTTTGATACTGGACAAAGTGGGTAGAAAAAATACTTTGTTTGAAAAGATAAAGATTCGTTACTTCGGAAAATTCGGAATCGAGCCGGAATTATATTCGGTTCGAATCTCCGACGGAGTCAGGGAATTTTAA
- a CDS encoding alpha/beta fold hydrolase: protein MKSMYELFLNYYHWKKRKYMKETLGFRDFEVETGGNSIYFLEKNQEQNKTILLIHGLLDSATGLRKVAPKIRRDYRILIPDIPGFGRSKLPPLKYLYQIDVFGDLIYEAIRKLKITKLVLGGHSMGALIAMHVALRDREKRISKLVLISPGGIPHPQRDEMKELLFPKNENDLLKLIEALYYETPELPGKIARKALIRSWNELPNQFLTANTLEKEKEIFLGKKLGEIKIPALIVSGKEDPITDVAMTKKLHSYLKKSKLVLLPEAKHAIHMEKPEELSLEINRYLN, encoded by the coding sequence ATGAAATCGATGTACGAATTATTCCTCAACTATTACCACTGGAAAAAGAGGAAATACATGAAAGAAACTCTCGGATTTCGGGATTTCGAAGTGGAGACCGGAGGAAATTCAATTTATTTTTTGGAAAAAAACCAGGAGCAGAATAAGACGATTCTTTTGATCCACGGTCTTCTGGACTCAGCAACGGGACTTAGAAAAGTGGCTCCTAAAATTCGGCGGGACTATCGGATCTTGATTCCGGACATACCCGGATTCGGGAGAAGCAAACTCCCGCCGCTAAAATATCTGTATCAAATAGACGTATTCGGAGATTTGATCTACGAGGCGATCCGAAAACTGAAAATCACCAAACTTGTATTAGGCGGCCATTCCATGGGAGCCTTGATCGCAATGCACGTGGCCCTCCGAGATCGCGAAAAAAGAATTTCCAAGTTAGTTTTGATCTCTCCCGGAGGAATCCCGCATCCCCAACGAGATGAGATGAAGGAACTTTTATTTCCCAAAAACGAAAACGATCTTTTAAAACTCATCGAGGCTTTGTATTACGAAACTCCCGAATTGCCGGGAAAAATCGCGAGAAAGGCTCTCATTCGATCTTGGAACGAACTTCCGAATCAATTTCTTACCGCAAATACTTTGGAAAAAGAGAAAGAAATTTTTCTCGGAAAAAAACTGGGAGAAATCAAAATTCCGGCGTTGATCGTATCGGGCAAGGAAGACCCGATAACGGACGTCGCAATGACGAAGAAACTGCATTCTTATCTGAAAAAGAGTAAACTCGTTCTACTTCCCGAAGCGAAACATGCAATTCACATGGAAAAACCGGAAGAACTTTCTTTAGAGATAAATCGCTATCTCAATTGA
- a CDS encoding DegT/DnrJ/EryC1/StrS family aminotransferase — MITARKTFLPFALPCISERAIEEVSAVLRSGWITSGPKVKEFEEEFARYTGAGYALALNSATAGLHLALEAIGMSREDAAICPAVTFTATAEVICYFDAEPILTDVDPIFNLMTPETLRATIGRECVYQNGTLFHKKTGKTVRAILPVHLAGVICDMEGILEIAKEYHLYVIEDAAHAFPAVHKGRKIGTFGDFTVFSFYATKGITTGEGGMVTTNHSHFAERIKLMRLHGINRETYDRPGWYYEVVSPGFKYNMADVAAALGIVQLSEADDLWKRRISIAELYKKEFSDLPFLHLPLNAPDGEHSWHLFRVEVDRVSSKIDRDIFASELKKRNIGSSLHFIPLYEHPFYGSRFGFKKEFFPNSNAMFSRSLSIPLFPGMKEEDVQDVIKAVKEIFNGL, encoded by the coding sequence ATGATTACAGCACGTAAAACCTTTCTACCATTCGCTCTTCCTTGTATTTCCGAAAGGGCCATCGAAGAGGTCTCCGCTGTCCTCCGCTCCGGATGGATAACTTCCGGTCCAAAAGTAAAAGAATTCGAGGAAGAATTTGCCCGTTACACCGGAGCCGGTTACGCCCTCGCTCTCAATTCGGCTACCGCCGGACTTCACTTGGCTTTGGAAGCGATCGGAATGAGTCGTGAAGACGCCGCCATCTGTCCTGCGGTGACATTCACCGCAACCGCCGAAGTAATCTGCTACTTCGACGCGGAACCTATTCTTACGGATGTGGATCCGATTTTCAATTTGATGACTCCGGAAACGTTACGCGCGACCATCGGCAGAGAATGTGTTTATCAAAACGGAACTCTGTTCCACAAAAAGACCGGTAAAACAGTAAGGGCGATTCTGCCCGTTCACCTCGCGGGAGTTATCTGCGACATGGAAGGTATATTAGAAATCGCTAAAGAATATCATCTTTATGTGATAGAAGACGCGGCTCACGCTTTTCCTGCCGTTCATAAGGGAAGAAAGATCGGAACTTTCGGCGATTTCACCGTTTTTAGTTTTTATGCGACCAAAGGAATCACAACCGGAGAGGGGGGAATGGTAACGACCAACCATTCTCACTTTGCCGAAAGAATCAAACTCATGCGTCTGCACGGAATCAATCGGGAAACCTACGATCGTCCCGGGTGGTATTACGAAGTCGTTTCTCCCGGTTTTAAATACAACATGGCGGACGTCGCCGCGGCTCTCGGGATCGTTCAACTTTCCGAAGCGGACGATCTTTGGAAACGAAGAATTTCAATAGCCGAGTTATACAAAAAAGAATTCTCCGATCTTCCGTTTTTACACCTTCCTCTTAACGCGCCGGACGGAGAACATTCCTGGCATCTTTTCAGAGTGGAAGTGGATCGTGTTTCTTCGAAAATTGATCGCGATATCTTCGCGTCCGAATTAAAAAAACGGAATATAGGTTCCAGTCTTCATTTCATTCCACTTTACGAGCATCCTTTTTACGGTTCTCGTTTCGGTTTTAAAAAAGAATTCTTCCCCAATTCGAACGCAATGTTTTCCAGATCCCTTTCCATTCCTCTTTTTCCGGGAATGAAAGAAGAAGACGTTCAAGACGTAATCAAAGCGGTCAAAGAAATTTTCAACGGACTTTAA